tcatatatgtgattagtctcaaaatccgagtccaaatcgactctcaaaactcaaattcttacttttcaaaaacttgacaaagtttcataaattttcactttgattcacatgattttgatattAAAATCCAAGATATAATGATGGAATatgattagaatcacttacccaaagttTGTAGATGAAAATCCATCTTCCAAGTCGCTTCCTACCAAGTTTAGGGTTCCAAAATATGAAAATGAGACCAAAATCCCGTCCCTTAGCTCTTATGTACGGTCACATAtaggtgtcgcaattgcgacctgggGTTCGCAAATACAAAGAaaacatcgcaaatgcaaagctcTCCACACCCTTGCTaatgttgcaaatgcgacatcttGTTTGCGATTGCGAACATGGACACTAATAGTAGGCTATAACTATGTATTTTGACCACTATTTGCACTCTAAATTGGCTGCACTTTACTGATTATTGAGTGTTAAATGATAGTAAATTGGTCTGATTGAGCGTTTTATGCTTTGCAGGAGCAATTCCGGGCTACAATGAGGATACAGAGCGTTTTGAGCTAATATGGAGCGTTGAAGGCCAAGTAAAAGCTTATAGAGTAAATTGGGAATTTGTTAGAGGATCGAAGGAGGTTAGTGCACTTAAAAAGAAGAGTGCAGAAAATGGAACAGGTGTGCGGCCGTGCACTGACTGCGCAAGTCAGGCAGAAATTGGACAAAGTGCGCGGCCAGATGCGCGGTCACCTGCCCAAGTGCTCGGCCGCAAACGTCCCTCCGAGAAAAAATTATTTCAGGGCTAAAATTGTAATTCTAGAGGCAACTTTCCTTGACCTATATGAAACCTAGTTTGCCTAAAAAGAGGGTATCTTGGTTTTTAGAAGAAGTTTTGAAGGCAATAACAGGCAAGGAGCAAGACGGAAGATTCGGAAACGAGtttttatctttcttcttccctttATTTTCATTGATGATGAATTCTTGTGTTGTGATTGTGAAAACAATTATGCATAGCTAAACTcctaatctagggttttgatggaacctattggaagatgattttcctgttacgttaatatagatttgccgtAGTAttctctctatttgttcaactatattattattgttgttgattgaagggccctcaattaactgtgcctatttagtatgtattactcgggaaaTAGTACATATTTAAGTAGTTATTGAATAACATCACTCCTAATGTATATGAAGGATTAATACGAatggtttaaaggtgggattagggataacaaaaccTTGGTGCAATCTGAGTGAGCTATACATAAGACCAgatagcgtaattcgggagaatatatctagtatattgtggtaattactcggaagagagttacgacagtcagagcGCTCATGACTggtagagaagacttaggcaaatttgTAGAAGACGTAGCGGAAAATATtccgacaataggggaaatcataaccttagatgaTTCTAACTCTTGTCTGCAACCCGTTCGTAGTTAGTTATTATTTCTtgcattttcattaagtaatacTTAGTTAGTAAACATCAAATTTGTTACTTGaatttttctgaagattgattACGTAAATTTGTGTTAGTCTAGTAGCTGTGTTTAATACGTTAATTCCCGATGGGATTCGACTTTGGACTTACTAACCGaaatatatttgcaacgaccacttagtcctttttataagacaTAGTTAGGCGTGATaaaattttggcgccgtttccGGGGAGTTAACGGTGGTATTAGTTGCAGCTAAAAGAAGTGCTataattcttagtgtagtcaattttcttcaatttaaattaaatacataaaaattcTAACGTTTGTAGTCTACGGTGTTACAGGTGCATGCATAGAAACTCCTCAAGAACTAGTGAATTGTTCGAAGCATTACCATATcttgagaaagttttcaaggcacTGAATCGTGCAAACAAGAAGGGCAAATAGCAacagaactcaacagaacaaATCAAACAAGACATGGAAGACGAAGTAAATAACAAAAACAATGTGAATGACTCGAACAATCAGGGTGTGGTGCCTCTTATGCCAAAAGAAACATTGTATGATTGGACACAACCCACTGCCGACAACCTGGCAACTGCAATTACAGTCCCTTATATACAAGCAGAATCATTTCAAATCACAAACAAGATGCTACATTTGTTGCAGAACAAGGGACTGTTCTCAGGGTCATACATTGAAGATCCTCAGCAGCATCTGAAAAATTTCCTTTCGATATGTGTCATGCAAAGGCAACCTAATGTGACACTGGAAGCAATAAAGCTACTGTTGTTTCAATTCTCAGTGATGGGAGAGGCTCAGACTTGGCTTAATTCACTCCCTATGaactccatcactacttgggaggaattagtcaagaAATTTGTGAACGAGTTCTACCCACCCAATAAGACTGCTAAATAAATT
This sequence is a window from Nicotiana sylvestris chromosome 3, ASM39365v2, whole genome shotgun sequence. Protein-coding genes within it:
- the LOC138887114 gene encoding uncharacterized protein, with the protein product MEDEVNNKNNVNDSNNQGVVPLMPKETLYDWTQPTADNLATAITVPYIQAESFQITNKMLHLLQNKGLFSGSYIEDPQQHLKNFLSICVMQRQPNVTLEAIKLLLFQFSVMGEAQTWLNSLPMNSITTWEELVKKFVNEFYPPNKTAK